From one Flavobacterium sp. N502536 genomic stretch:
- the sucC gene encoding ADP-forming succinate--CoA ligase subunit beta, protein MNIHEYQGKEILASYGVRIQRGIVANNAVEAVAAAKQLTAETGTGWHVIKAQIHAGGRGKGGGVKLAKNLQQVEEIAEQIIGMQLITPQTSAEGKKVNKVLVAEDVYYPGESETSEFYVSVLLNRGTGRNMIMYSTEGGMDIEEVAEHTPHLIFTEEIDPTVGLQGFQARRIAFNLGLSGNAFKEMVKFIDSLYNAYVGSDASMFEINPVLKTSDNKIMAVDAKVNIDDNALYRQAKYAEMRDIREENPIEVEAKEVGLNYVDLDGTVGCMVNGAGLAMATMDLIKYAGFEPANFLDVGGTADAKRVETAFRIILKDPNVKAILINIFGGIVRCDRVAQGVVDAYKNMGDAINVPIIVRLQGTNAEIAKELIDNSGMPILSAVQFQEAADQVKAALS, encoded by the coding sequence ATGAACATACACGAATATCAAGGAAAAGAAATTTTAGCAAGTTACGGAGTACGCATTCAACGCGGAATTGTGGCTAACAATGCGGTTGAAGCTGTGGCTGCTGCAAAACAATTAACTGCCGAAACTGGTACAGGATGGCATGTGATAAAAGCACAAATTCACGCAGGTGGACGTGGAAAAGGTGGTGGAGTGAAGTTGGCTAAAAACTTGCAACAAGTTGAAGAAATTGCTGAACAAATCATCGGAATGCAATTGATTACACCTCAAACTTCTGCTGAGGGTAAAAAAGTAAACAAAGTTTTAGTTGCTGAAGATGTTTATTATCCTGGCGAAAGTGAAACTTCTGAGTTTTATGTTTCTGTTTTATTGAATAGAGGTACAGGACGTAACATGATTATGTATTCTACTGAAGGAGGAATGGATATCGAAGAAGTTGCGGAGCATACACCACACTTAATCTTTACAGAAGAAATTGATCCAACTGTTGGATTACAAGGTTTTCAAGCAAGAAGAATTGCTTTTAACTTAGGCCTTTCTGGAAATGCTTTTAAAGAAATGGTGAAATTCATCGATTCATTATACAACGCTTATGTTGGTTCTGATGCATCTATGTTCGAAATCAACCCGGTTTTGAAAACTTCAGATAACAAAATTATGGCTGTTGATGCTAAAGTAAATATCGATGATAATGCTTTATACAGACAAGCAAAATATGCTGAGATGAGAGATATCCGTGAGGAGAATCCAATCGAGGTTGAAGCTAAAGAAGTAGGATTGAACTATGTAGATCTTGACGGTACTGTAGGTTGTATGGTAAACGGAGCTGGTCTTGCAATGGCAACTATGGATTTAATTAAATACGCTGGATTTGAGCCTGCTAACTTCTTAGACGTTGGTGGAACTGCTGATGCAAAACGTGTTGAAACTGCTTTCCGTATTATCTTAAAAGATCCTAACGTAAAAGCTATTTTGATCAATATCTTCGGAGGAATCGTTCGTTGTGACCGTGTTGCTCAAGGTGTTGTTGATGCTTACAAAAACATGGGTGATGCTATCAATGTGCCAATTATTGTTCGTTTGCAAGGAACAAATGCTGAAATTGCAAAAGAATTAATTGACAATTCAGGTATGCCAATTTTATCAGCTGTTCAATTTCAAGAAGCTGCTGATCAGGTTAAAGCTGCACTTTCTTAA
- a CDS encoding DUF5694 domain-containing protein, protein MKKIALLLFFALAFHTVSAQSKKKQVLLLGTFHFENPGLDVAKINSFNVMSDKSQKELENITNKIKKFGPDKIFVEWNYQKQDKLDKFYAKNTDSLLHKRADEIVQVALRSAKKLGHKKLYGIDYNDTDFPYDSLVKGMTAANQFDLIKKNEETMKSYEKDQNEKIAKYSLTELLVDINSKESNEDNVSWYLETAIKGGKTDNFVGAFLVSEWYRRNLYMYALIQKLTESKDDKIMVLLGAGHTAMIRDFFKHNSDFEIVELPTVLK, encoded by the coding sequence ATGAAAAAAATCGCCTTATTACTGTTTTTTGCTCTCGCATTCCATACTGTTTCTGCACAATCCAAAAAGAAACAAGTGCTATTACTTGGAACCTTCCATTTTGAAAACCCGGGACTTGACGTTGCTAAAATAAACAGCTTTAATGTTATGTCAGACAAGAGCCAAAAAGAACTGGAAAACATTACCAATAAAATTAAAAAGTTTGGTCCGGACAAAATTTTTGTGGAATGGAATTATCAGAAACAAGACAAACTGGATAAATTTTATGCCAAAAACACAGATAGTTTGTTGCATAAACGCGCCGATGAAATCGTACAAGTAGCTTTAAGATCGGCCAAAAAATTAGGACACAAAAAGTTATACGGAATTGATTATAACGATACCGACTTCCCATACGACAGTTTAGTAAAAGGCATGACAGCTGCCAATCAGTTTGATCTGATCAAAAAAAATGAAGAGACGATGAAAAGCTACGAAAAAGACCAGAATGAAAAAATTGCCAAATATTCCCTAACCGAATTACTTGTGGACATTAACTCAAAAGAATCCAATGAAGACAATGTTAGCTGGTATCTGGAAACGGCAATTAAAGGAGGTAAAACAGACAATTTTGTGGGGGCATTTCTAGTTTCTGAGTGGTACAGAAGAAATCTCTACATGTATGCTTTGATTCAAAAACTGACCGAAAGTAAAGATGATAAAATCATGGTTTTATTGGGAGCCGGGCATACCGCTATGATAAGAGACTTTTTCAAACACAACTCCGATTTTGAAATTGTAGAACTGCCGACGGTTTTGAAATAA
- a CDS encoding sensor histidine kinase, which yields MKLKIPFSYHIALFLGLFITLNLWDIGVNNRDMELVFNWISYMFNISFVLVIFIVYLLNFYTFCNWFLNRRKILFYVMSIPVSLLIFAALRYFVQEVILYELTGIHNYAKETREIGYYIKDNFFFGLPAVILSSLAYLFFHFQEAQKQNQELVLENKKAELQMLKSQVSPHFLFNTLNSFYSQLVLKDDAMASDILVLSDLLRYVITETEKDEVLLSKEIQFVQNYIHLQKKRFEDLLYLDFIIEGKYATEKILSSALVHFIENVFKHGKLNNEKEKAVISIVIKENFLELSTFNYNAEGENYSSTGIGFDNLRKRLEHAYKGEFTLEKTAEKNTFKTYLKIPLKK from the coding sequence ATGAAGCTAAAAATTCCATTTTCCTATCATATCGCTCTTTTTTTAGGATTGTTTATCACCTTAAACCTTTGGGATATTGGTGTTAACAATCGGGACATGGAGTTAGTCTTCAACTGGATTTCCTATATGTTTAACATTAGTTTCGTACTGGTAATCTTCATCGTTTACCTCTTAAACTTTTATACTTTTTGCAATTGGTTTTTAAACAGAAGGAAAATTCTTTTTTATGTGATGAGTATTCCTGTCTCCCTGTTAATTTTTGCGGCACTACGGTATTTCGTTCAGGAAGTGATCCTTTATGAGCTTACCGGAATTCATAATTATGCAAAAGAAACCAGAGAGATAGGCTATTATATTAAGGATAATTTTTTCTTTGGGCTGCCTGCTGTTATTTTAAGCAGTCTGGCTTATCTGTTCTTTCATTTTCAGGAAGCGCAGAAACAAAATCAGGAATTAGTATTAGAAAATAAAAAGGCCGAGCTCCAAATGCTGAAATCGCAGGTGAGTCCGCATTTTTTGTTTAATACTTTAAATTCCTTTTACAGTCAGCTGGTTTTGAAAGATGATGCAATGGCTTCGGATATTTTAGTACTTTCGGATTTGCTGCGTTATGTTATTACAGAAACGGAAAAGGATGAGGTATTGCTTTCTAAAGAAATTCAGTTTGTACAAAACTATATTCATTTACAGAAAAAAAGATTTGAAGATCTGCTTTACCTAGATTTTATAATTGAAGGAAAGTATGCAACAGAAAAGATTCTTTCATCGGCTTTGGTTCATTTTATTGAAAATGTTTTCAAACATGGAAAATTGAACAATGAGAAAGAGAAAGCAGTTATTTCTATTGTCATAAAAGAAAACTTTTTAGAGCTGTCGACCTTTAACTATAATGCCGAAGGCGAGAATTATTCTTCAACCGGAATTGGTTTTGATAATTTAAGGAAACGTTTGGAGCATGCTTATAAAGGGGAGTTTACACTCGAGAAAACAGCAGAAAAGAATACCTTTAAAACCTATTTAAAAATACCGCTAAAAAAGTAA
- a CDS encoding LytR/AlgR family response regulator transcription factor, whose translation MKYKCIIVDDEPPATRILENYIGKVSFLEKTAVFNDALKALEFLNTQKVDVIFLDIQMPQLTGLQLSRIISKEIKVIFTTAYPDFALEGFELNAVDYLLKPIAFERFYQAVSKLNTDSKTEVVPNNSSDFIFIKTDGKNKFVKLFLDEILYVESLQNYVCIHTVNQQIITHSSLKNVIESLPERDFVQIHKSYVLALKQIESTDSFSVFVNGKELPIGATFKDAFFDRIDKNKI comes from the coding sequence ATGAAATATAAGTGTATCATTGTTGATGACGAACCGCCGGCAACGCGTATTCTGGAAAATTACATCGGGAAAGTCTCTTTTTTGGAAAAAACAGCTGTTTTCAATGATGCATTGAAAGCATTAGAATTTTTAAATACACAAAAGGTTGATGTCATTTTTCTCGATATTCAGATGCCGCAGTTAACCGGTTTACAACTTTCCAGAATTATTTCGAAAGAGATCAAAGTGATCTTCACGACCGCTTATCCGGATTTTGCTTTAGAGGGTTTTGAATTAAATGCAGTCGATTATTTATTGAAACCAATTGCTTTTGAACGATTTTATCAGGCCGTTTCTAAACTAAATACTGATTCAAAAACAGAGGTTGTACCCAACAACTCCTCTGACTTTATTTTTATTAAAACAGACGGAAAAAATAAGTTCGTAAAGCTGTTTTTAGACGAGATTCTGTATGTAGAAAGTCTTCAGAACTATGTTTGTATTCATACAGTGAATCAGCAAATTATCACGCATTCGTCTTTAAAAAATGTAATCGAATCGCTGCCCGAAAGAGATTTTGTCCAGATACATAAATCATACGTGTTGGCTTTGAAACAAATTGAATCGACAGACAGTTTTTCGGTTTTTGTCAATGGTAAAGAACTGCCTATTGGAGCGACTTTTAAAGATGCTTTTTTTGATAGAATTGATAAGAATAAGATATAA
- a CDS encoding DUF1456 family protein, with product MTNNDILKKLRVALMLRDDQIVEILELVDFRISKSELGAFFRAEDHENYMECGDQVLRNFLNGLVIHLRGTKENPKNPNDVLAKHKAEIPKKDSSNRPEFKAAPKDPERARGDQSSSKSSSAAKKPKKKEFPKGNGKPSVVEKVVYKNGKNKK from the coding sequence ATGACAAACAACGATATCCTAAAAAAACTTCGCGTGGCTTTGATGCTCCGTGACGACCAAATAGTAGAAATTTTAGAATTAGTAGATTTTAGAATTTCAAAATCAGAATTGGGCGCTTTTTTTAGAGCCGAAGATCATGAGAATTATATGGAATGTGGCGATCAGGTTTTGCGTAACTTCTTAAACGGACTGGTAATTCATTTAAGAGGAACGAAAGAAAACCCTAAAAACCCAAATGATGTTTTAGCCAAACATAAAGCTGAAATTCCAAAGAAAGACAGTTCAAACCGACCTGAATTTAAAGCTGCTCCAAAAGATCCTGAAAGAGCAAGAGGCGATCAAAGTTCATCGAAATCAAGTTCGGCTGCCAAAAAACCTAAAAAGAAAGAGTTCCCAAAAGGCAACGGAAAACCATCAGTGGTAGAAAAAGTGGTTTACAAAAACGGGAAGAATAAAAAATAG
- a CDS encoding TonB-dependent receptor plug domain-containing protein, protein MKQKNFTFSFVLFLLASGILFAQKITVKGSVTDERGVSMPGVNILEKGTSNTATSGLDGDFAISVNKGSVLLFSFVGYKMNEATVTGSILNVKMNPDSKELEAVTVTAFGIKNKTKSLGYASQTLKALDIERPGQLNALESLQGGVAGVTISKTSGGVGAGVDIVIRGVSSLDPSNNNQPLIIIDGNPVNNSTAIGNVAPSKGSNSVSSGEQFSFSNRAIDINPEDIESYTVLKGAGATALYGILAGNGVIIITTKRGKEGKPKININSSISFSEVNHYPELQSKYREGLNGASYVKSTVSNSPSGFEWVNPASPEDSGVLDRNIPVQMVRELSTEIFIKISLKRV, encoded by the coding sequence ATGAAACAAAAGAATTTTACCTTTTCCTTCGTTTTGTTCTTACTTGCTTCAGGCATACTGTTTGCACAAAAAATAACGGTAAAAGGAAGCGTAACAGATGAGAGGGGAGTTTCAATGCCAGGTGTAAACATTCTGGAAAAAGGAACTTCCAATACTGCTACTTCTGGTTTAGACGGGGATTTTGCCATTAGCGTAAATAAAGGATCAGTCCTGCTATTTTCGTTCGTTGGGTACAAAATGAATGAAGCTACCGTAACAGGAAGTATTTTGAATGTAAAAATGAATCCGGATTCCAAAGAGTTGGAGGCAGTGACGGTAACCGCTTTTGGGATAAAAAATAAAACAAAATCTTTGGGTTACGCCAGCCAGACTTTGAAGGCGTTGGATATCGAAAGACCGGGTCAATTAAATGCTCTTGAGAGTTTGCAAGGGGGAGTAGCGGGAGTAACCATAAGTAAAACTTCAGGAGGAGTTGGTGCAGGTGTAGATATTGTTATTCGTGGTGTTTCTTCTTTAGATCCGTCTAATAATAATCAGCCTTTGATTATTATTGATGGGAACCCTGTAAATAATTCTACGGCTATAGGAAATGTAGCGCCCTCAAAAGGCTCTAATTCTGTGAGTAGCGGAGAACAGTTTTCGTTTTCTAACAGAGCAATAGATATTAATCCGGAGGATATCGAAAGCTACACCGTTCTTAAAGGAGCCGGTGCTACGGCATTGTATGGTATTTTGGCTGGTAATGGTGTGATTATTATCACTACCAAAAGAGGAAAAGAAGGAAAGCCAAAAATTAATATCAATTCCAGCATTTCTTTTAGTGAGGTAAATCATTATCCGGAGCTGCAATCCAAATACAGAGAAGGTCTAAACGGAGCTTCTTATGTAAAAAGTACCGTGTCGAATAGTCCTAGCGGTTTTGAATGGGTAAATCCTGCGAGCCCGGAGGATTCTGGAGTTTTGGACCGGAATATTCCAGTTCAGATGGTGCGGGAATTAAGTACAGAAATTTTTATAAAGATTTCTTTAAAACGGGTGTGA
- a CDS encoding TonB-dependent receptor — protein MGKSCEPGGFWSFGPEYSSSDGAGIKYRNFYKDFFKTGVTQNLGVSVSGGTEKINYFVSASTSKDEGIVPNTSYQRKTFKANGGYQISEKFKIGTSFAYTKSGGIRSNNGDKSVMSSLAYWSPSIDVNDYLTAEGKEKDYTNGIIDQPRYFTSVSNLKDDVNRIIASADFNYQATSWLNFVYRASVDNYSETRNRYVPANLDVGTAVNGFILDENIGFTGLNSSFVITANKKFGNFNTTLTLGNQILDTKNTYSNVRGEGIFITDFNNISNATNLFAYNLGQERVRNVGNFFEAKADYKEIIYLGVTGRYDQVSTLPVKNNKFDYYSTNLSFLFGDLIDQNKSILSYGKLRTSWAQSGKTPPFAIFRKNIKDVNFPFNGVGGVSATSVDANPNLKAEIISTWEIGTDLRFFRDRIRLEYTYFNRVSDDQIIQRIVPQSSSITAFWDNGGSLKTTGNELTLGADWFKNPKFSWTSTLNFTQYKTKVTELPFENIIFGYDSQATNITSQVRLGDAAGTLYGQSWQRVDGKVVIGANGLPVFNKTSTGAIAINKIGEAFPDWVATLNNTFKIQNFDIGFLLEYKKGGDAYDTARRNGIRNGVLGVTADRNESAVLDGVKSDGAGGYVPNDIPINKSLRNNYYNNTIYNTAADALIQDASWFKLRNVSVTYNMTKEALKTIGVSNLSFTVSGSNFLIWTPFDGFDPEGSSYSAGTNVYGFTGLTTPLTQSYSFSINLGF, from the coding sequence ATGGGTAAATCCTGCGAGCCCGGAGGATTCTGGAGTTTTGGACCGGAATATTCCAGTTCAGATGGTGCGGGAATTAAGTACAGAAATTTTTATAAAGATTTCTTTAAAACGGGTGTGACTCAAAATTTAGGTGTGAGTGTAAGCGGAGGAACAGAGAAAATCAATTATTTTGTATCTGCTTCTACCAGTAAAGATGAAGGCATTGTACCCAATACCTCTTACCAAAGAAAAACGTTCAAAGCAAATGGAGGGTATCAAATTTCTGAAAAATTTAAAATAGGGACTTCTTTTGCTTATACAAAATCGGGAGGCATAAGATCTAATAATGGAGACAAATCGGTTATGAGTTCTCTGGCATATTGGTCCCCTTCTATTGATGTAAACGATTATCTTACTGCTGAGGGAAAAGAAAAAGATTATACAAATGGTATTATCGATCAGCCAAGGTATTTTACTTCTGTAAGTAATTTAAAAGATGATGTAAATCGTATTATTGCTTCGGCCGATTTTAATTATCAGGCAACTTCATGGTTAAACTTTGTGTATAGAGCTAGTGTAGATAATTATTCTGAAACAAGAAACAGATATGTTCCTGCTAATCTTGATGTGGGAACAGCAGTAAATGGTTTTATTCTGGATGAAAATATTGGTTTTACCGGACTTAATTCCAGTTTTGTGATTACGGCCAATAAAAAATTTGGAAATTTTAATACCACCCTTACCTTAGGAAATCAAATTTTGGATACCAAAAACACCTATTCAAATGTAAGAGGAGAAGGAATTTTTATTACAGATTTTAATAATATTTCTAATGCGACCAATTTGTTTGCTTATAATTTGGGTCAAGAGCGCGTAAGAAACGTGGGAAACTTTTTTGAAGCAAAAGCAGATTATAAAGAAATTATTTATCTGGGTGTTACGGGGCGATACGATCAGGTATCTACTTTGCCGGTAAAAAATAATAAATTTGATTATTATTCTACGAATTTGTCTTTTCTTTTTGGAGATCTGATTGACCAGAACAAATCTATTTTGTCTTATGGAAAATTAAGAACATCCTGGGCACAAAGCGGAAAAACACCTCCGTTTGCGATCTTTAGAAAAAATATAAAAGATGTCAACTTTCCATTCAACGGAGTTGGAGGAGTATCTGCCACATCTGTTGATGCCAATCCAAATTTGAAAGCCGAAATTATATCGACTTGGGAAATAGGTACAGATTTACGTTTTTTTAGAGATAGAATACGACTGGAATACACTTATTTTAACAGAGTTAGTGACGATCAGATTATTCAAAGAATCGTGCCGCAATCCTCTTCAATTACTGCATTTTGGGACAATGGGGGATCTTTAAAAACAACAGGAAACGAATTGACTTTAGGTGCAGATTGGTTTAAAAATCCAAAGTTCAGCTGGACGTCTACGCTAAATTTTACACAATACAAAACTAAGGTTACAGAATTGCCTTTTGAAAATATTATTTTCGGATATGACTCTCAGGCTACCAATATAACTTCACAAGTACGTTTGGGCGATGCAGCGGGAACACTTTATGGACAGTCCTGGCAACGCGTAGATGGTAAAGTAGTGATTGGTGCAAACGGATTGCCCGTTTTTAATAAAACAAGTACCGGAGCCATAGCCATAAATAAGATTGGCGAGGCTTTTCCGGACTGGGTAGCTACGCTAAACAATACGTTCAAAATTCAAAATTTTGATATTGGATTTTTGCTGGAATATAAAAAAGGCGGAGATGCGTACGATACAGCCAGAAGAAACGGAATTAGAAATGGTGTTTTGGGAGTTACGGCAGACCGAAACGAAAGTGCTGTTTTAGATGGTGTAAAATCTGATGGAGCAGGAGGATATGTGCCTAATGATATCCCTATAAATAAATCGTTGCGCAACAATTATTACAACAATACGATTTACAATACAGCTGCAGATGCTCTTATACAGGACGCCTCCTGGTTTAAGCTTAGAAATGTGTCGGTTACTTATAATATGACCAAAGAAGCATTAAAAACCATTGGTGTTTCTAATTTGTCTTTTACCGTATCGGGGAGTAATTTCTTGATTTGGACACCATTTGATGGTTTCGATCCGGAAGGTTCCAGCTATAGTGCCGGTACCAATGTTTACGGATTTACAGGTTTGACCACTCCGCTTACACAATCATATTCATTTAGTATTAATCTAGGATTTTAA